The following are encoded in a window of Arthrobacter woluwensis genomic DNA:
- a CDS encoding molybdopterin-dependent oxidoreductase — protein MNGASPSPESPAASRSGWSPGWRVTVPAAVCGLLAVGTGVLVGEFLSTWLSPSLTPLNAVGGMVIDAVPAPVKEWAIASFGTSDKTVFGILMRVIAGLLAALAGILEFRRRRVGVLLVAAVGVVAAWAGAVRPDGGAVPAVLGLLSGVVAAVVLSLLITRLGDWARSGSRTEPARGTEGEAVDPASSRRRFLGAVGASAVGVAVLAAGTAVARGARNGYQTARAALKLPASAKAAPPAPADLPVPGISPWSTPNGEFYRIDTALVVPFVDPATWTLKVTGLVEREVTLSFDELLAKPLRELDVTLACVSNEVGGDLVGNARWLGWPVRELLAQAGVRPGADMVLSTSVDGFTASTPLEALSDARGALLAIGMNGQPLPPEHGFPVRLVVPGLYGYVSATKWVTELKVTTFAQDMAYWTSRGWSDHGPIKRSSRIDTPRQGATVPGDGVIGGVAWAQGTGVASVDVRLDDGAWQPARLGGDGGTDSWRQWSLPVAALTGGAPAGGEHRLTVRMTGRDGRPQSTDLAPPAPNGSSGLHTITFRVG, from the coding sequence ATGAACGGTGCCTCGCCCTCTCCGGAATCCCCGGCGGCTTCACGCTCCGGCTGGTCTCCGGGCTGGCGGGTGACGGTGCCGGCCGCCGTGTGCGGTCTGCTCGCCGTGGGGACCGGAGTGCTCGTGGGGGAGTTCCTCAGCACGTGGCTGAGCCCCTCGCTGACACCCTTGAACGCCGTGGGCGGGATGGTGATCGACGCCGTTCCCGCACCGGTCAAGGAGTGGGCCATCGCCAGCTTCGGCACCTCGGACAAGACCGTGTTCGGAATCCTCATGCGCGTCATCGCCGGGCTGCTGGCGGCGCTGGCCGGGATCCTGGAATTCCGTCGTCGCCGGGTCGGCGTCCTGCTGGTGGCCGCGGTCGGGGTCGTGGCGGCGTGGGCAGGAGCTGTGAGGCCCGACGGCGGCGCCGTACCGGCGGTGCTGGGCCTGCTGTCCGGCGTGGTGGCCGCCGTCGTGCTGTCCCTCCTGATCACGCGGCTCGGCGACTGGGCGCGGAGCGGTTCCCGGACGGAGCCGGCGCGCGGAACCGAGGGGGAGGCGGTGGATCCCGCGAGCAGCCGCCGCCGGTTCCTCGGCGCGGTCGGTGCGAGCGCCGTGGGGGTCGCCGTCCTCGCGGCGGGGACGGCCGTGGCGCGCGGTGCCCGGAACGGCTACCAGACAGCGCGAGCGGCCCTGAAACTCCCGGCGTCGGCGAAGGCCGCGCCGCCCGCTCCGGCCGATCTCCCCGTGCCGGGCATCTCGCCGTGGTCCACCCCGAACGGCGAGTTCTACCGGATCGACACCGCACTGGTGGTGCCCTTCGTGGACCCCGCCACCTGGACTCTCAAAGTCACCGGGCTGGTCGAGCGGGAGGTCACGCTCAGCTTCGACGAGCTGCTCGCCAAGCCACTGCGCGAACTGGACGTGACCCTCGCCTGCGTGTCCAACGAGGTGGGTGGCGACCTCGTGGGGAACGCCCGCTGGCTCGGCTGGCCCGTGCGGGAACTGCTCGCGCAGGCAGGGGTGCGGCCGGGCGCCGACATGGTCCTCTCCACGAGTGTGGACGGCTTCACCGCCAGCACGCCGCTCGAGGCGTTGAGCGACGCGCGCGGCGCGTTGCTGGCGATCGGCATGAACGGCCAGCCGCTGCCTCCCGAACACGGCTTCCCGGTCCGGCTCGTGGTGCCCGGCCTGTACGGCTACGTCTCCGCGACCAAGTGGGTCACCGAGCTCAAGGTCACGACGTTCGCTCAGGACATGGCGTACTGGACGTCCCGCGGCTGGTCCGACCACGGTCCCATCAAGCGGTCCAGCCGGATCGACACGCCTCGCCAGGGCGCGACCGTCCCAGGGGACGGCGTCATCGGGGGTGTGGCCTGGGCCCAGGGCACCGGCGTGGCCTCCGTGGACGTGCGGCTCGACGACGGCGCGTGGCAGCCCGCGCGCCTGGGCGGCGACGGCGGCACGGACTCCTGGCGGCAGTGGTCACTGCCCGTCGCCGCGCTGACCGGAGGAGCTCCCGCTGGGGGCGAGCACCGGCTCACGGTCCGCATGACGGGCCGGGACGGCCGGCCCCAGTCGACGGACCTGGCGCCCCCGGCGCCGAACGGTTCCAGCGGCCTCCACACGATCACCTTCCGGGTCGGATGA